The following is a genomic window from Bactrocera tryoni isolate S06 chromosome 2, CSIRO_BtryS06_freeze2, whole genome shotgun sequence.
GGAGGCTTTGGAGAATGTCACCATCGTAGCAGCGACCAATCGTCCTGATATGATTGACAAAGCACTTTTGCGCCCAGGTCGCTTCGATCGTATTGTCTACGTAGGATTACCTAATGCGGAAGCACGACAAGAAATCTTCCGCATTAAATTGTTACCTATGCCGCTAGCCGATGATGTAGACATAAATTTACTAGTGCAACGCAGTGAAGGCTATTCCGGTGCCGAGATACAAGCTGTGTGTCAagaagcagctttgaaatgtTTAGAGGATAGTTTCGACGCTGAAAGTGTAAATTGGACGCATTTTGAATTCGCATTAAATGCGGTGAAACCACGTACAAGTCCGGAACTCTTGGCCCTCTATGATGAGTACAATAAACAAAGCTGATACCCTCAGTTGCACGTAACTAACAAACTACATGATTTGTCGAGAAATCCAAAATATCGTTCTTCGTAAAGTCATATCCTTCATTATTTTGTAATGCCTCTTTTTCGTCAGCAGCTTCGACAATTGTTGTGCTTTCAAGTTCGGTATTTAAGCCGTCGTTGCTTATGCAATGTATATCGCTTAAACTGGATAAATTATTCAGTACGTTAAAGTTGCTTTGAGCGTTTATATCTATATCATCCATGTCAACGGCGTCCGGGGCGATCGCCTCGGGTGTTCGCAAGATGTCCACtaatgttgatttttttaactctgtagttttaaaattaaagttgaGATTTTCGCTAGAATAAAAACAGATAGAAGcagtgtacatgtatgtataaatatgtaatataaaaggacttatttataattatgtttgtacgtaaaaaatataatttttgctatACCTTTTAGAATAATGTTTTTTCATATGGCGGGCCAAGGTGGACGATTGATTAAATTTCCATTCACAAAATTTGCATTGGAAAGGCTTTTCACCTGAGTGAATACTAAaagaaatgataaaataaaatatgtcagCAACTTTTATCTGAAATTAATTTACCGTATGTGGGAAACCAAATTTGATCGCCTGCCAAATAATTTGCCACAATCTGCACACTTGTGCCGGCGCATGTCTCGATGCATCGCCGCTATGTGCTCCATTAAATAACTCCGTTTTGTGAATGCCTTCTGACACTTTCCACACACATTGTCCTTTACGGTTTTATGTACAGGCTCGTGGCGGCGCAATTCACGCAGTGTTTTAAAGTCTCGATTGCATTGGCCACAAAGGTATTCACGTTGTTCCAAATGCGTTGCCTTGTGTGCCTTCAAATTGCTAGATGTGGTGAAGAAATTAGCACAAATTTCACATTGGAAACGCTTTTCGCCGGTGTGTGTACGCTGGTGTATAAGTAAATTGCTAGATTGCTTAAACTGCCGTGGACATTGCTACGAGATGTTaaaagtcaaaacaaaaaagtttaattttttaaacatgttCTAAgttgtacgagtatgtatgtatgtaagtatgtatataatacttcAGTTTTTGCagtgcatttttattgtttacttaTAAGTGTAAAACTTTTTGCTCACTGatgatataataaaataacgaagaaattttttgtattggaATGTGTTTTATACGGTAGTTTTGGGGAAAGATCGAACACTTTATTTGTCACTCTGATCAGTCGAATCTTTTATTCTCACTttcatgtgtgtatatacatatatgtggatcAGTTTATTTACAAATGTTAGCTTAGTTTTTACAGAATGAAGTACTGGCATTGTGCCGCTTTATATTCGTATTGTCTTTACGCCACGTATTAGCTGAGTGATGCCGAGTGTGTAGTAATCACTTATTTAATCAGCAAAATTCTGATTTTAATTGCTTTGATAGCTGTGATAAAGTATGGTTAATTGGCGCCTTGGCATTGCGCGAGATCTGACATGTTTGCGCACATTAGTTGAGCGAagcgtgttgttgctgctgcaggtGTTAGCGTGGttcgatgttatttatttttatttagttgctGACAAACATTTGGCGGTCACTCAACGCACTTAAGATGCAAGCGTGGTTACGTATTTCATTGTTGTTATGGGTGTTTGGATTTTTTCGTGAGTTTCGCCCATCAGAACCGTTTGTTACCGAATACTTGAGCGGCCCATGGCATAATATCACTGCTGAGCAGGTTAATAAAGAGATTTATCCATTTGGTACTTACGCTGTGCTGGCACAACTAGCTATTTTTTTCCTAATAACGGACATACTTCGATACAAACCGATCATTATCGTATCTGCGTGCTCAGGTATAATACTCTTCTCAATTCTCTTGTGGACAGATAAAATATGGGAGCTACAAGTTGGACAAGTATTTTACGGCACTTTTATGGCCACCGAGGTTGCgtattacacatatatttatgccAAAGTGGATAAAGAGCGATATCAGATTGTCACCGGCCATACGCGTTCGGCgattttatgtggaaaatttttAGCTGGAGTTTTAGCGCAAATTTTGGTTTCTGCCGAAATTATGGATTACAAGGGCCTGCATTATTTCTCATTCGGTTCACAAATTGTTTCGCTTTTAATTGCTTTACTTTTGCCACCAGTCCATAGAAGTTTGTATTTTTACACAAATCCAAGTACTGAACTTACAGATGTTAGAACAAAGCAGAATTCGGTTACGGATACTATACAAGCAGAAGGTGAGTCCTGCAATACCACTTTTATGCACAAttgattacaattattttttaaatatttaacaactTTAGTTTTACCAAAAAATGGCATAGCTGCTGATATCGCATCCACTTCCAGCGACTTAACTGCTGTATCGGCGAAGTTTTCATGGTTCAATGCGTATGAATTAATTGTGAATCACATAGTGAGTGCATATACTAATCGAACCGTGATTCGTTGGAGTTTCTGGTGGGCTTTGGCCACATGTGGACAAGTGCAGGTGATTTCTTACGTGCAATTTCTGTGGAAGGAAATAGATCCAAGTCATGAGAGTTTCTACAATGGCGCGGTCGAAGCAACTGTAACTCTTTTGGGTGCTGGCAGCGCTATGTTGGCTGGAATCGCTAACACAAGCCATCATAAAAAGTGGCATATGTGGATATTGACTGTCTGTTCGCTATTTATGGGGACTTTCACAATCATTTCGTCGCTAACAAATTCTGTTTGGGTTGCAtatgttatgtatatactttttggTATTTCATATTTCTTCGTTATAACTACTGCTAGTGCAATTGTGGCAGAGAATTTGTCTGACGATAGTTTTGGCTTGATTTTTGGTATTAACGCACTAGCTGCTCTTGTGTTGCAGACAATTCTCACACTAGTAGTGGTGACTGATACGGGTTATGGCCTAGGCCCACGtgagcaattttttatttatggctgTTACTTCATTGCAATTGCAATTATGTACTTTGGTGCTGTATTCTTGCGATTGTTGTTTAAGAAATTACGGCGTTATTAGAACaaaagaaaaactattttaacGCCCAAATTTTGTACTTATATTTAGAtcgaatatttataatatatgatCATAAGGGGTATGTGAAATGTTTTTAGCTTTAGATAATATATGTAAGTCTTTTCtttgtcataaaattttatattaaatatttttatgacatttcattaaAACACGTAGAAAGcttgaacaaatttttatattatatgtatgtatgtatgtatatagcataacTTTACTACTGAAATTACTCTAAATTACATATTGCCgctgtattttaaaaaatgaacaCATACCTTGCAATGGAAAGTTTTTTCCCTTGATTGCAATTTGGTTATTTCAACGGGGTTCGCGTTTTTATAATGTTTACTGCATTCCAAGCGTTTTTCGTTCAATGGTACATCAATATTGGCCTTGGTAGGTGGCTAAATTATATAAATCATATAATTGCGAGTTTTGTATACGAAACAAGCAAACATTACCGAAATAGCTAGATCCCTAGTAATGTCGGGTTTTAAGTTGATTTCTCTATTTAAACCCAACTGCGTATGTTTGATTGCGAAAACTTCATTCAATGTATCCTCATTGGCTTCAGATCGTGTCAAACTGCTGACGTCAATTTCGATATCATTTAGCATGTCCTCGCCCGCCACTGCGCACACTTTATCGTTAATTACTTCATTATTCGATTGCATATTACTGCGTTCAAACATGTCGCATATATTGCTATAAATGGCAGAGGTACCACCAACATTCTTGCAGCTATCGCCAATTGGTGCAGTTGTAGAAAAGCATGAGGAGTCCTGATTTctgttgaaattaaattgaatttatcaatTGATAGATATGATAGTGaatcaatttaatttcacattGTATTTGAGCTTATTCCACATATCCCCAAGCTACCACTAGCGGTTCCATTCCCTATATAATCACGTAATCTGCGTTCGGATGCTTCAGCGAGCTGTTGCAAGTTATACGCGTCCAAAAGTCGGTACAAACATGACTGACATAGGAGCGTGGGTAATGTTTCATCATActacaaaagaaatcgagtaaacatttatttatggaTATATGGTCCATTTTAGTTCGTCGGTAAAGTTGCAAGCAAGCCACCAACCTTGAATATATTCAATTTTTCTACTATTTCAATGGGCCTCAATGGAAAAGTGGGGCTGTAAAGGTATATAGACATTAACAACTCACTTTTTAAGCAAATGCGACAGCAACTTGTCtgaaaattcataacttttccACTTAGCTActaccaaaaaaataattgtgtgACGcgaaacaaaatacaaaacggAA
Proteins encoded in this region:
- the LOC120767953 gene encoding zinc finger protein 808-like; translation: MNFQTSCCRICLKSELLMSIYLYSPTFPLRPIEIVEKLNIFKYDETLPTLLCQSCLYRLLDAYNLQQLAEASERRLRDYIGNGTASGSLGICGISSNTINQDSSCFSTTAPIGDSCKNVGGTSAIYSNICDMFERSNMQSNNEVINDKVCAVAGEDMLNDIEIDVSSLTRSEANEDTLNEVFAIKHTQLGLNREINLKPDITRDLAISPPTKANIDVPLNEKRLECSKHYKNANPVEITKLQSREKTFHCKQCPRQFKQSSNLLIHQRTHTGEKRFQCEICANFFTTSSNLKAHKATHLEQREYLCGQCNRDFKTLRELRRHEPVHKTVKDNVCGKCQKAFTKRSYLMEHIAAMHRDMRRHKCADCGKLFGRRSNLVSHIRIHSGEKPFQCKFCEWKFNQSSTLARHMKKHYSKSENLNFNFKTTELKKSTLVDILRTPEAIAPDAVDMDDIDINAQSNFNVLNNLSSLSDIHCISNDGLNTELESTTIVEAADEKEALQNNEGYDFTKNDILDFSTNHVVC
- the LOC120767954 gene encoding thiamine transporter 1 is translated as MQAWLRISLLLWVFGFFREFRPSEPFVTEYLSGPWHNITAEQVNKEIYPFGTYAVLAQLAIFFLITDILRYKPIIIVSACSGIILFSILLWTDKIWELQVGQVFYGTFMATEVAYYTYIYAKVDKERYQIVTGHTRSAILCGKFLAGVLAQILVSAEIMDYKGLHYFSFGSQIVSLLIALLLPPVHRSLYFYTNPSTELTDVRTKQNSVTDTIQAEVLPKNGIAADIASTSSDLTAVSAKFSWFNAYELIVNHIVSAYTNRTVIRWSFWWALATCGQVQVISYVQFLWKEIDPSHESFYNGAVEATVTLLGAGSAMLAGIANTSHHKKWHMWILTVCSLFMGTFTIISSLTNSVWVAYVMYILFGISYFFVITTASAIVAENLSDDSFGLIFGINALAALVLQTILTLVVVTDTGYGLGPREQFFIYGCYFIAIAIMYFGAVFLRLLFKKLRRY